A genome region from Populus alba chromosome 5, ASM523922v2, whole genome shotgun sequence includes the following:
- the LOC118061330 gene encoding disease resistance protein RPM1: MAESAVSLVVDKLLPLLKQEVKLLKGVHDELAGVKEELEAIRAFLKDADSKAEKEGIGDGVKVLVKQIREEAYRIEDVIDDYVLHVARRPDYRCHLLCRIASLIKTCISRHEIASEIKDIKSALLDIKNRRQTFQFISSNQGASSSNSTAGRGLMDHHRRLSPLFIEEAELVGIESRRDELIRYLVSGDSQRKVIAVVGMGGVGKTTLARKVYDNHRVKEHFRYHAWITVSQSYHTTELPRSMLKGFYKAINEPFPDKKMDKDEELIKEIRAKLRQDRYLVVFDDVWEISFWGNMDHALLDHDNGSRILATTRNEDVANFSRGSSLVHVYHIEPLPQKEAWELFCNKAFRFEFKGQCPKDLEGLSQDIVRRCGGLPLTIVAVSGLLATKEKSILEWKKVLSGLGGSAMVSDPYIDSVTNILSLSYGDLPYHLKSCFLYFGMFPEDFSIKRRRIIQLWVANGLLEEQPGMTLEEVGQEYFFELICRSLVQVDEVGVKGLPKTCRVHDMVRDVILSKSEELSLCHVFQQLLNF, encoded by the coding sequence ATGGCAGAGTCGGCGGTGAGCCTTGTTGTTGATAAATTGCTTCCGTTGCTAAAACAAGAAGTGAAACTACTGAAAGGCGTCCATGATGAATTGGCTGGTGTCAAAGAAGAATTGGAAGCCATTCGTGCTTTCCTGAAAGATGCAGATTCAAAGGCTGAGAAAGAAGGCATCGGTGACGGTGTGAAAGTACTGGTAAAGCAAATAAGAGAAGAAGCTTATCGCATTGAAGATGTCATTGATGATTACGTGTTGCATGTGGCAAGACGTCCCGATTATCGATGTCACCTCCTTTGTAGAATTGCTTCTTTGATTAAAACATGCATTTCACGTCATGAGATAGCATCAGAGATTAAAGACATCAAATCAGCACTTCTAGATATCAAGAATAGAAGACAAACATTCCAATTCATTTCTTCAAATCAGGGAGCATCAAGCAGCAACAGCACTGCAGGAAGAGGGTTAATGGATCACCATCGACGTCTGAGTCCTCTTTTCATTGAAGAAGCTGAGCTTGTTGGGATTGAATCTCGGAGAGATGAATTGATACGCTACTTAGTAAGTGGAGATTCTCAAAGGAAAGTGATTGCAGTGGTTGGAATGGGAGGTGTGGGAAAAACCACACTGGCCAGGAAAGTATACGACAACCACAGGGTGAAAGAGCACTTCCGTTACCATGCTTGGATCACCGTGTCTCAGTCATATCATACGACGGAGCTACCAAGGAGTATGCTGAAGGGATTCTATAAAGCGATAAATGAGCCTTTTCCTGATAAAAAAATGGACAAGGATGAGGAGTTGATCAAGGAGATTAGAGCAAAGTTACGACAAGACCGATATCTGGTTGTATTTGATGATGTATGGGAAATTAGCTTTTGGGGAAACATGGATCATGCGTTGTTAGATCATGATAATGGCAGTAGAATATTGGCCACAACAAGAAATGAGGATGTTGCTAATTTTAGCAGAGGATCTTCATTGGTTCATGTCTATCATATAGAACCTTTACCTCAAAAGGAGGCGTGGGAACTCTTCTGCAATAAAGCATTCAGGTTTGAGTTTAAAGGGCAATGTCCAAAAGATCTGGAGGGATTGTCACAGGACATTGTTAGAAGATGTGGAGGATTGCCACTGACAATTGTGGCTGTTAGTGGACTTCTAGCAACCAAAGAAAAGAGCATTCTAGAATGGAAAAAAGTTCTCAGTGGCCTTGGTGGTTCTGCAATGGTGAGTGATCCATACATTGATAGTGTCACTAACATTCTATCTCTCAGCTATGGTGATCTGCCTTACCACCTCAAatcttgtttcttatattttggcATGTTTCCTGAGGATTTTTCCATTAAACGTCGAAGAATAATTCAATTATGGGTGGCTAATGGCCTATTAGAAGAACAACCGGGCATGACACTCGAGGAGGTTGGACAAGAATACTTCTTTGAACTCATTTGTCGAAGTTTGGTTCAAGTGGATGAAGTTGGTGTCAAAGGACTTCCCAAAACATGTCGTGTTCATGATATGGTCCGTGATGTCATTCTTTCCAAGTCAGAGGAACTGAGTCTCTGCCATGTGTTCCAGCAGTTGCTTAACTTTTGA
- the LOC118039918 gene encoding LOW QUALITY PROTEIN: probable disease resistance protein At4g27220 (The sequence of the model RefSeq protein was modified relative to this genomic sequence to represent the inferred CDS: inserted 1 base in 1 codon) → MEILISIVAKVAELLVVPIKRQIGYVLDCNTNIQNLKNEVEKLTDAKTRMIHSIEEARRNGEEIEAEVLNWLGSVDGVIEGGGGVVGDESSKKCFMGLCPDLKIRYRLGKAAKKELTVIVDLQEKGKFDGVSYRPAPSGIGPVKDYEAFESRNSVLNDIVDALKDGDVNMVGXYGMGGVGKTTLVKKVAEQVKEGRLFDEVVLAGVSQTPDIRRVQGEIADGLGLRLDAETDRGRASQLYERLKKVTRVLVILDDIWKELKLEDVGIPSGSDHEGCKILMSSRNEYVLCREMGANRNFPIQVLPEREAWNFFEKMVGVTVKNPSVQPVAAQVAKGCAGLPILLATVARALKNKDLYAWKDALKQLTRFDKDEIDKRVYSCLELSYNALRGDEIKPLFLLCGLFPTHDTSISDLLRCGIGLDLFKGRSTLEEARNRLHTLVDELKASCLLLEGDNDGSVKMHDVVQSFAISVASRDHHVLTVADEFKEWPTNDVLQQYTAISLPFRKIPDLPAILECPHLNSFLLLNKDPSLQIPDSFFREMKELKVLDLTAVNLSPLPSSLQFLENLQTLCLDLCVLEDISIVGELKKLKILSLHSSDIVCLPREIGKLTRLLLLDLSNCERLEVISPNVLSSLTRLEELYMGNSFLKWEAEGPSSERNNACLSELKLLANLITLDMQITDADHIPKDLVLCFQKLERFRIFIGDGWDWSVKDATPRTLKLKLDTVIQLEEGVNTLLKITEELHLQELNGVKSILNDLDGEDFCQLKHLHVENCPGVQYIINSMRMGPRTAFLNLDSLFLENLDNLEMICHGQLMAESLGNLRILKVESCHRLKNLFSVSMARRLVRLEEITIIDCKIMEEVVAEESENDAADGEPIEFTQLGRLTLQRLPQFTSFHSNRRQKLLARDVRSKEIVAGNELGTSMSLFNTKILFPNLEDLKLSSIKVEKIWHDQPAVQSPCVKNLASIVVENCSYLNYLLTSSMVESLAQLERLEICNCECMEEIVVPEGIGEGKMMSKMLFPKLLRLELNGLPKLTRFCTTNLLECHSLKVLRLTNCPELKEFISNPLSADVPAMSKPDDTKSALFDDKVAFPDLEVFRIGEMDNLKVIWHTELHSDSFCKLKTLGVRSGKNLLNIFPSSMLGRFHNIESLIINDCDSVEEIFDLQALINEEQRLAVTASQYLRVVFLMNLPQLKHVWNRDPQGILSFHNLCTVHVWGCPGLRSLFPASIAQNLPQLEELLIVNCGVEEIVAKDEGLEEGPEFLFPKVNFLQLRELPELKRFYPGIHTSEWPRLKELWVFHCEKIEIFPSEMKCSHEACREDHMDIEGQQPLLSFRKMIPNLEHLLLESKDASALLKCPQDFFHKLKVLELFCFGDAHATFLFDLLPRFPNMERLIVRRGTFKELLPSRPVGMEEHCNSFFHRYDTYFLHSLPCLEHLWKSNSQLDQALQTLETLTVRNCGSLIYLAPSRASFQNLTTLDVWDCERLVKLVTSTTAKSLAQLTRMSIKDCGMVTEIVANEGEGIKDEIVFSKLETLVLHRLPSLTSFCSEKHSFDFPSLVEVTVEQCPEMKFFSNEALSTPKLRRVKLTEEDKKGSWVGNLNTTIQQLSAQTKAQIAASSSS, encoded by the exons ATGgaaattttgatttctattgTAGCCAAAGTTGCTGAGCTGTTAGTTGTTCCCATTAAGAGACAGATTGGTTATGTACTTGATTGTAATACCAATATTCAGAacttaaaaaatgaagttgagaAGCTGACAGATGCAAAAACAAGGATGATTCATTCTATAGAGGAGGCTAGAAGGAATGGGGAAGAGATTGAAGCTGAAGTTTTGAACTGGCTGGGAAGTGTTGATGGGGTCATTGAAGGGGGAGGTGGTGTTGTTGGAGATGAATCAAGTAAGAAGTGCTTCATGGGTTTGTGTCCTGATCTAAAGATACGCTATCGGTTGGGTAAAGCAGCGAAGAAGGAGTTGACGGTTATTGTTGATCTCCAGGAAAAAGGGAAATTTGATGGAGTTTCTTACCGTCCTGCTCCATCGGGTATAGGGCCTGTCAAGGATTATGAGGCCTTTGAATCAAGAAATTCTGTATTAAATGATATTGTGGATGCATTGAAGGATGGTGACGTGAACATGGTTG TATATGGGATGGGTGGTGTGGGGAAGACCACACTTGTGAAGAAGGTTGCTGAGCAAGTCAAGGAGGGTAGGCTGTTCGATGAGGTGGTTCTGGCAGGTGTCTCACAGACTCCAGACATCAGAAGAGTTCAAGGTGAAATAGCAGATGGGCTAGGACTCAGATTGGATGCAGAGACTGATAGAGGAAGGGCAAGTCAACTATACGAGAGATTGAAGAAAGTGACTAGAGTACTTGTAATTCTTGATGATATTTGGAAAGAACTTAAATTGGAGGATGTTGGAATCCCTTCAGGGAGCGATCATGAAGGATGCAAGATACTCATGTCTTCAAGAAATGAATATGTGCTGTGTCGCGAGATGGGCGCAAACAGAAATTTCCCGATTCAAGTTTTGCCTGAAAGAGAAGCATGGAATTTTTTCGAAAAGATGGTGGGGGTTACTGTTAAAAATCCTAGTGTACAGCCTGTTGCTGCTCAAGTAGCCAAAGGATGCGCAGGTTTGCCGATTTTACTTGCTACAGTTGCTAGGGCACTGAAAAACAAAGATTTATATGCTTGGAAGGACGCCTTGAAGCAGCTAACAAGGTTtgataaagatgaaattgacaaaCGAGTTTACTCGTGTCTAGAACTGAGTTACAATGCTTTGAGAGGTGATGAAATCAAGCCATTGTTCTTGCTTTGTGGGCTATTCCCAACTCATGATACTTCAATCTCAGACTTGTTAAGGTGTGGTATAGGCTTGGATTTGTTCAAGGGACGTTCCACATTGGAAGAAGCAAGAAACAGACTGCATACATTGGTGGATGAACTTAAAGCCTCTTGTTTGTTGCTAGAAGGTGACAATGATGGAAGCGTGAAAATGCATGATGTTGTTCAAAGTTTTGCCATTTCTGTTGCATCAAGGGACCACCATGTGCTTACCGTGGCAGATGAATTCAAAGAATGGCCAACCAATGATGTGCTTCAACAGTACACTGCAATCTCTTTGCCTTTCCGGAAAATTCCTGATCTTCCTGCAATATTAGAATGTCCACATCTCAATTCATTTCTACTGCTGAATAAGGATCCCTCACTGCAAATACCAGACAGCTTTTTTAGAGAAATGAAGGAGCTTAAAGTCTTGGATCTGACAGCAGTTAATCTTTCACCTCTGCCTTCGTCACTTCAATTTCTTGAGAACCTTCAAACGCTGTGTTTGGATCTTTGTGTTTTGGAAGATATATCTATAGTTGGAGAGCTAAAGAAGTTGAAAATTCTCAGCTTACACAGTTCTGATATTGTTTGTTTGCCAAGAGAAATAGGAAAATTGACTCGTCTGCTACTTCTAGATTTGAGCAATTGTGAAAGGCTTGAAGTAATATCACCAAATGTCCTTTCTTCCTTGACCCGGCTAGAAGAATTATATATGGGAAACAGCTTTCTGAAATGGGAGGCTGAAGGACCAAGCAGTGAAAGAAACAATGCTTGCCTGTCAGAATTGAAGCTTCTGGCAAACTTAATTACCTTAGACATGCAAATTACAGATGCAGATCATATACCCAAGGACTTGGTTTTGTGCTTTCAAAAGTTGGAAAGGTTCAGAATATTTATTGGAGATGGGTGGGACTGGTCTGTTAAGGATGCAACCCCAAGAACTTTGAAACTCAAGCTCGATACAGTTATTCAGTTGGAGGAGGGGGTGAACACGCTGCTGAAGATCACTGAAGAACTTCATTTGCAAGAACTGAATGGTGTTAAGAGTATCCTCAATGACTTGGACGGGGAAGATTTCTGTCAGCTGAAGCATCTTCACGTCGAAAATTGTCCTGGAGTTCAATATATCATCAACTCGATGAGGATGGGTCCTCGAACTGCTTTTCTGAACTTGGACTCACTGTTTCTTGAAAATTTGGATAACTTGGAGATGATCTGCCATGGCCAACTTATGGCAGAGTCGCTTGGAAACTTGAGAATTTTGAAGGTAGAAAGTTGTCATAGGTTGAAGAATTTATTTTCAGTCTCCATGGCAAGAAGACTTGTGCGACTTGAAGAAATCACAATAATTGATTGCAAGATCATGGAAGAGGTTGTTGCTGAAGAAAGTGAGAATGATGCTGCTGACGGTGAACCGATAGAGTTCACTCAATTAGGTAGACTGACACTGCAACGTCTGCCTCAGTTCACAAGCTTTCACTCTAATAGAAGGCAGAAGCTATTAGCAAGGGATGTTAGGTCAAAAGAAATTGTTGCGGGGAATGAGCTTGGGACTTCCATGTCACTTTTCAATACAAAG aTTTTATTCCCCAATTTGGAGGACCTGAAGCTCTCCTCCATCAAAGTGGAAAAGATATGGCATGACCAACCTGCTGTGCAGTCTCCCTGTGTTAAAAACTTAGCAAGCATTGTTGTGGAGAATTGTAGCTATTTAAACTATTTATTGACATCTTCTATGGTCGAAAGTCTTGCTCAACTCGAAAGGCTTGAAATATGTAATTGCGAGTGCATGGAGGAAATAGTTGTTCCAGAAGGAATCGGAGAAGGCAAAATGATGAGCAAGATGCTATTCCCTAAACTACTCCGCCTAGAGCTCAATGGTCTGCCGAAACTCACAAGATTCTGCACCACTAACTTGCTTGAATGCCACTCCCTGAAAGTGCTGAGGTTAACGAATTGCCCTGAACTGAAGGAATTTATTTCCAACCCATTAAGTGCGGATGTCCCTGCCATGAGCAAACCTGACGACACAAAATCAGCTCTCTTCGATGACAAG GTTGCATTCCCTGACTTGGAGGTATTTCGAATTGGCGAAATGGATAATTTGAAGGTGATATGGCACACTGAACTCCATTCTGATTCCTTTTGCAAACTAAAGACACTGGGGGTTAGGAGTGGAAAGAATTTACTGAATATTTTCCCTTCCAGTATGCTGGGAAGATTCCATAATATAGAGAGTCTGATTATAAATGATTGTGATTCAGTAGAAGAGATTTTTGATCTCCAAGCGCTCATAAATGAGGAACAAAGACTTGCTGTTACAGCCTCTCAATATTTGAGAGTTGTGTTTCTAATGAATCTTCCACAGCTGAAGCATGTTTGGAATAGGGATCCACAAGGaattctttccttccataacCTATGTACCGTGCATGTCTGGGGATGTCCTGGTCTAAGAAGTCTCTTCCCTGCCTCTATAGCCCAAAACCTTCCACAACTTGAAGAGCTTCTGATAGTAAATTGTGGAGTGGAGGAAATTGTTGCAAAGGATGAAGGACTAGAAGAAGGTCCTGAGTTTTTGTTTCCTAAAGTTAACTTTCTGCAGCTTCGGGAATTACCAGAACTAAAGAGATTCTATCCAGGAATACATACATCAGAATGGCCGAGGTTGAAAGAGCTTTGGGTGTTTCACTGtgagaaaattgaaatatttcctTCAGAAATGAAGTGCTCTCACGAAGCATGCAGGGAGGACCACATGGACATCGAAGGGCAGCAACCACTTCTCTCATTTAGGAAG ATGATCCCCAACTTGGAGCACTTACTTTTGGAAAGCAAGGATGCATCGGCATTATTGAAATGTCCTCAAGACTTCTTTCACAAACTCAAAGTTCTCGAACTATTTTGCTTTGGTGATGCTCATGCAACTTTTCTATTTGATCTCCTGCCAAGGTTCCCTAATATGGAAAGACTTATTGTGCGACGTGGTACGTTCAAAGAGTTGCTCCCGTCTAGACCTGTTGGTATGGAGGAGCATTGCAACAGTTTCTTTCACCGATACGACACTTATTTTTTGCATTCTCTTCCTTGCCTAGAGCATTTATGGAAGAGCAATTCCCAACTGGACCAAGCTCTGCAGACTCTTGAAACTCTAACGGTACGGAATTGCGGCAGTTTGATTTATTTAGCTCCATCGCGTGCTTCTTTCCAAAATCTAACAACTTTGGATGTGTGGGATTGCGAAAGATTAGTAAAATTGGTGACATCCACAACAGCAAAAAGTCTGGCGCAACTCACAAGAATGAGTATAAAGGACTGCGGTATGGTTACCGAAATAGTAGCAAACGAGGGAGAGGGAATAAAAGATGAGATTGTCTTCAGCAAATTAGAAACATTAGTGCTTCATCGTTTACCAAGCCTAACTAGTTTTTGCTCAGAAAAACACAGCTTTGATTTCCCATCTCTGGTAGAAGTAACTGTCGAACAATGTCCTGAGATGAAGTTTTTCTCCAACGAAGCACTGAGCACTCCCAAGCTGCGGAGAGTTAAATTGACTGAAGAGGACAAGAAAGGATCCTGGGTTGGAAATCTTAACACCACAATACAACAGTTGTCTGCACAAACG AAAGCTCAAATTGCTGCAAGTTCATCATCGTAA
- the LOC118061329 gene encoding nuclear transcription factor Y subunit C-3, with the protein MEQGHGHPPAIVSSTSQLQYGTSPYPPNQMLAASNPGSVTGQPVGAQLAQHQLAYQQIHQQQEQQLQQQLQSFWANQYKEIDKVTDFKNHSLPLARIKKIMKADEDVRMISAEAPVIFSRACEMFILELTLRSWNHTEENKRRTLQKNDIAAAITRTDIFDFLVDIVPREDLKDEVLASIPRGTMPVGGPVDALSYCYMPPPHAPQVGAPGMIMGKHVMDPAMYAQQSHPYMAQHMWPQGSEQQQSPSDH; encoded by the coding sequence ATGGAGCAAGGGCATGGACACCCCCCTGCTATAGTCAGTAGTACATCTCAACTGCAATATGGAACAAGTCCGTATCCGCCTAACCAAATGCTTGCTGCCTCAAATCCTGGATCAGTTACTGGTCAGCCTGTGGGAGCTCAGCTTGCACAGCACCAACTTGCCTATCAGCAGATCCACCAACAACAGGAACAGCAACTCCAGCAACAACTTCAGTCTTTTTGGGCAAATCAGTATAAAGAAATTGACAAAGTTACTGACTTCAAAAATCATAGCCTTCCGTTGGCTAGGATCAAGAAGATCATGAAGGCTGATGAGGATGTGAGGATGATATCAGCTGAGGCACCAGTTATATTTTCCAGAGCATGTGAAATGTTTATTTTAGAGTTGACATTGCGGTCTTGGAATCACACGGAGGAGAACAAGAGAAGGACACTACAGAAGAATGATATTGCTGCAGCAATCACTAGGACTGACATCTTTGATTTCCTGGTTGACATTGTGCCTAGggaggatctgaaagatgaagTGCTAGCATCAATCCCAAGAGGAACAATGCCTGTCGGAGGACCTGTTGATGCACTCTCTTACTGCTATATGCCACCTCCGCATGCACCTCAGGTTGGAGCTCCTGGGATGATAATGGGCAAGCATGTGATGGACCCAGCTATGTACGCCCAGCAGTCTCACCCCTATATGGCACAGCATATGTGGCCACAAGGATCAGAGCAACAGCAGTCGCCCTCAGATCATTAG
- the LOC118039899 gene encoding pentatricopeptide repeat-containing protein At1g74630-like: MYTMSKTEPLCLSLLNICKSLTTFKQIHANVLKLGLESDPFIAGKLLHHCAISLSDSLHYACRLFRYTPNPDVFMNNTLIRGLYESDRPQDSLLKFIEMRRNSLSHPDSFSFAFIVKAAANLRSVRVGIQLHCQALVHGLDTHLFVGTTLISMYGECGFVGFARKVFDEMPEPNAIAWNAMVTACCRGGDMKGGRELFDLMPVRNLMSWNVMLAGYTKAGELELAREMFLEMPMKDDVSWSTMIVGFAHNGYFEEAFSFFRELQRKGMRPNETSLTGVLSACAQAGALEFGKILHGFIEKSGLAWIVSVNNALLDTYSKCGNVHMAQLVFERIMNERNIVSWTSMMAALAMHGHGEEAIGIFHKMEESGIRPDEIVLCLKRSKGLENVAAVDFSHNHLSGSIPDTIGSWKSLEKLFMENNMFSGVIPATLGDGRAVFGSVYKGELGDGTVVAVKVLDIEKYGSWKSFLAESWKEWIKGSKRRLDGGLLNILERLNVAIDVACAVDYLHHDCEIPVVHCDLKPSNVLFDKDMTAKVGDFGLAKLLAERGADQQPITCTGGLRGSIGYIPPEYGLGLRPSTPGDVYSYGVMLLELFTGKSPTHEIFSGGSSIIKWVESAFPASIEQVVDPELFTGKSATHECLITILGVGLSCSVDSPDRRTNMRESLLKLKTARDTLLKPPLDHKPDLDLEAGIGDSSM; encoded by the exons ATGTACACAATGAGCAAGACAGAACCTCTCTGTCTGTCtttgttgaatatttgcaaGAGCCTGACAACTTTCAAACAAATCCACGCCAATGTTCTCAAACTCGGCCTTGAATCTGACCCTTTCATCGCAGGAAAGCTACTGCACCATTGTGCGATTTCGCTCTCTGATTCTCTGCACTATGCTTGCCGCCTCTTTCGCTACACTCCAAACCCAGATGTTTTCATGAACAACACTCTCATTAGAGGACTTTATGAGTCAGATAGACCCCAGGATTCACTTCTTAAGTTCATTGAAATGAGGAGGAACTCTTTATCTCATCCTGACAGTTTCTCTTTCGCTTTTATTGTCAAAGCGGCGGCGAATTTGAGGTCTGTGAGAGTTGGAATCCAGTTGCATTGTCAAGCATTGGTTCATGGGCTTGATACCCATCTTTTTGTTGGGACGACTTTGATTAGTATGTATGGGGAATGCGGGTTTGTTGGGTTTGCGAGGAAGGTATTTGATGAAATGCCTGAGCCAAATGCGATTGCCTGGAATGCGATGGTCACTGCGTGTTGTAGGGGTGGTGATATGAAGGGTGGAAGAGAATTGTTTGACTTGATGCCTGTTAGGAACTTGATGTCGTGGAATGTTATGCTTGCTGGGTACACGAAAGCTGGGGAGCTGGAACTGGCAAGGGAGATGTTTTTGGAGATGCCAATGAAGGATGATGTCTCGTGGAGTACCATGATTGTTGGTTTTGCTCATAATGGGTATTTTGAAGaggcttttagttttttcagaGAGCTGCAGAGGAAGGGGATGAGGCCGAATGAGACAAGCTTAACTGGAGTGCTTTCAGCTTGTGCACAGGCAGGTGCACTTGAGTTTGGCAAAATATTACATGGCTTTATTGAGAAATCTGGGTTGGCTTGGATTGTATCAGTTAACAATGCATTATTGGATACTTATTCCAAGTGTGGGAATGTTCATATGGCTCAACTAGTTTTCGAGCGAATAATGAATGAAAGAAACATTGTTTCTTGGACTTCGATGATGGCTGCGCTCGCAATGCATGGTCATGGAGAAGAAGCAATAGGGATCTTTCATAAGATGGAAGAGTCTGGAATTAGACCTGATGAGATT GTTCTTTGCCTCAAGAGATCAAAGGGGCTCGAAAATGTTGCCGCTGTTGATTTTTCTCACAATCATTTGTCTGGAAGCATCCCAGATACAATTGGAAGCTGGAAGAGTTTGGAGAAGTTATTCATGGAAAACAATATGTTCTCTGGAGTCATTCCAGCTACTCTAGGCGAC GGAAGGGCAGTTTTTGGGTCAGTCTACAAAGgtgaacttggagatgggactGTTGTTGCAGTGAAGGTGCTTGACATCGAGAAGTACGGATCCTGGAAGAGTTTTTTGGCTGAAT CTTGGAAAGAATGGATTAAGGGAAGCAAAAGGCGATTAGATGGAGGCTTGTTGAATATTTTGGAGAGGTTAAATGTGGCTATCGATGTTGCTTGCGCTGTGGATTACCTGCACCATGACTGTGAAATTCCAGTAGTGCACTGTGATTTGAAACCAAGTAATGTGCTTTTTGACAAAGACATGACTGCAAAGGTGGGAGACTTCGGTTTGGCTAAATTGCTGGCAGAGAGAGGAGCTGACCAACAGCCAATAACTTGCACAGGTGGCCTCAGGGGCTCTATAGGATACATTCCTCCAG AATATGGTTTAGGATTGCGGCCATCAACTCCGGGAGATGTTTACAGCTATGGAGTTATGCTGCTGGAGCTGTTCACAGGGAAGAGCCCAACACACGAAATCTTTTCTGGAGGTTCAAGCATAATCAAGTGGGTGGAATCAGCTTTTCCTGCTAGCATAGAACAAGTAGTGGACCCTGAGCTGTTCACAGGGAAGAGCGCAACACATGAATGCTTGATTACTATCCTTGGTGTCGGGCTATCCTGCTCGGTTGATTCTCCTGATCGGAGAACTAACATGAGGGAGTCTCTTCTCAAACTGAAAACGGCTAGAGACACTCTTCTCAAACCACCGCTTGACCACAAACCAGATCTTGACTTGGAAGCTGGAATTGGCGATAGCAGCATGTAG